One window from the genome of Cucumis melo cultivar AY chromosome 12, USDA_Cmelo_AY_1.0, whole genome shotgun sequence encodes:
- the LOC103482841 gene encoding LOW QUALITY PROTEIN: glucuronoxylan 4-O-methyltransferase 1 (The sequence of the model RefSeq protein was modified relative to this genomic sequence to represent the inferred CDS: inserted 2 bases in 1 codon): MRQKTNPIHQFLNLKTLLLVLFLSFFLIFLFKSNIFDSPTQNPSPKLQSFSQKLTHCSPSFCNKIPPSFSHTLIHYSTSSITPQQTFKEISVAAAVLLDRSPCNFLVFGLGHDSLMWATLNHGGRTLFLEEDKSWIQQISRRFPMLESRHVXYDSKVHQADGLMDVGKGPECTAVGDPKYSVCPLAIKGLPEEVYGVKWDLIMVDAPTGFHDEAPGRMTAIYTAGMMARNREEGGSTDVFVHDVNREVEDKFSMEFLCEGYMVKQEGRLRHFTIPSHRDDLDKPFCPF; this comes from the exons atgagGCAGAAAACAAACCCCATTCATCAATTTCTCAACCTCAAAACCCTCCTTttagttctatttctttcattttttctcatctttctctTCAAATCTAACATCTTTGACTCACCCACACAAAACCCATCTCCAAAGTTACAATCTTTTTCACAAAAATTAACTCATTGCTCCCCATCTTTTTGCAACAAAATCCCTCCCTCATTTTCCCACACTCTCATCCATTACTCCACCTCCTCCATAACCCCACAACAAACCTTCAAAGAAATCTCCGTCGCCGCTGCCGTCCTCCTCGACCGATCCCCATGCAACTTCCTCGTCTTCGGCCTCGGCCACGACAGCCTCATGTGGGCCACTCTCAACCACGGTGGTCGGACGTTATTCCTCGAAGAAGACAAGTCATGGATCCAACAAATAAGTCGTCGTTTTCCGATGCTTGAGTCTCGTCACGT ATATGATAGCAAGGTCCACCAGGCCGACGGTTTGATGGATGTCGGGAAGGGGCCAGAGTGTACTGCGGTCGGAGACCCGAAGTACTCAGTTTGCCCGTTGGCGATTAAAGGTTTGCCTGAGGAAGTGTATGGGGTGAAATGGGATTTGATTATGGTGGATGCGCCAACGGGGTTCCACGACGAGGCGCCGGGGAGGATGACGGCGATTTATACGGCCGGGATGATGGCGAGGAATAGAGAGGAAGGAGGAAGTACGGACGTGTTTGTGCATGATGTGAATAGAGAAGTGGAAGATAAGTTTTCAATGGAGTTTTTATGCGAAGGTTATATGGTTAAACAAGAAGGGAGACTAAGACATTTTACCATTCCTTCTCATAGGGATGATTTAGATAAACCCTTTTGCCCTTTttaa
- the LOC103482834 gene encoding uncharacterized protein LOC103482834, whose product MEWKNYYLDVILVPFGLSLTFIYHAWLWYKVKTQPLATFIGVNATVRRQWISTMLEDIDKKNILAVQTLRNMIMGSSLMATTSILLCAGLAAVLSSTYSIKKPVTDTVYGAHGEFTAALKFTITLTIFVFSFFFHTLSIRFMNQASLLMSAPLQPLSVLTESHLVEILDKGCVLNTIGNRIFYLALPLVLWTCGPLLVFLGFGVMVFVLYNVDFVCDKRSSNNHGKIKMNEIV is encoded by the exons ATGGAGTGGAAGAATTACTATTTGGATGTTATATTGGTTCCTTTTGGTCTTTCCTTAACCTTCATTTATCATGCTTGGTTATGGTACAAGGTTAAAACTCAGCCACTCGCCACCTTCATCGGAGTTAATGCCACGGTCCGCCGCCAGTGGATCTCCACCATGCTCGAG GACATAGACAAGAAGAACATTCTTGCAGTCCAAACCCTAAGAAACATGATAATGGGTTCAAGCCTGATGGCTACCACTTCGATCCTTCTCTGTGCCGGTCTGGCTGCGGTCCTCAGCAGCACGTACAGCATAAAAAAGCCGGTGACCGACACTGTGTATGGCGCACATGGGGAGTTCACGGCGGCTCTAAAATTCACAATAACCCTAACCATATTTGTGTTCTCATTCTTCTTCCACACATTGTCTATTAGGTTTATGAATCAAGCCAGCCTTCTAATGAGTGCCCCATTGCAGCCCTTGTCTGTGCTAACAGAGAGCCATTTGGTGGAGATTTTGGACAAAGGTTGCGTTTTAAACACAATTGGAAATAGAATCTTTTATTTGGCTCTTCCATTGGTGCTTTGGACTTGTGGACCTTTGCTTGTTTTTTTGGGCTTTGGAGTGATGGTTTTTGTGCTTTATAATGTTGATTTTGTGTGTGATAAGAGGAGTAGTAATAATCATGGGAAGATCAAGATGAATGAGATTGTTTGA
- the LOC103482820 gene encoding uncharacterized protein LOC103482820 — MEDDNPNPVIQTRRSSIKTHPRYNNQQSWKQKLRENCCKRVREGRSRLLWKMRLPMSSPTYPHSLNNRQQDFIKSAFEDIFSDELKKIKDESVNDFNENLPSVPEAADVLWEYEGIHDAYEGDGEEILLEMQRIFYEDLNVDMRQKESEGPIVTWEDEEDEFLARAVYEHMQLSNEKILEKFWCPMCKQGELQENSHFIHCTQCGLRLNKGNEVTLDLLRCRLADVHAEHLDRGCRLKPKFCVESRFNITALYISCEGCNTFEVVI, encoded by the exons ATGGAAGACGATAATCCAAATCCCGTCATCCAAACCCGCCGTTCTTCAATTAAGACCCATCCTCGTTACAACAATCAACAATCATGGAAGCAGAAG CTGAGGGAAAACTGTTGCAAGAGAGTCAGAGAAGGAAGAAGCCGCTTGCTCTGGAAAATGAGGTTGCCCATGTCGTCGCCCACTTATCCCCATTCTCTCAACAATCGACAGCAG GATTTTATCAAATCTGCTTTTGAAGACATCTTTTCTGATGAGCTGAAAAAGATTAAAGATGAATCTGTGAATGACTTTAATGAGAATTTACCTTCTGTCCCTGAGGCTGCTGATGTTCTTTGGGAATATGAGGGGATTCATGATGCTTATGAAGGTGATGGTGAAGAAATACTGTTGGAAATGCAAAGGATCTTTTATGAGGATCTGAATgttgatatgagacaaaaag AATCTGAAGGGCCTATTGTGACATgggaagatgaagaagacgagTTCTTAGCCCGTGCAGTTTATGAACATATGCAACTTAGTAATGAGAAG ATTCTTGAGAAGTTCTGGTGCCCTATGTGTAAGCAAGGAGAGCTGCAAGAGAACAGCCACTTCATACATTGCACTCAATGTGGACTTCGGCTTAACAAAGGCAATGAG GTTACTCTGGACCTCCTCCGTTGCCGGTTGGCAGATGTGCATGCTGAACATCTCGATCGGGGCTGTAGATTGAAGCCTAAGTTTTGTGTTGAGAGTAGATTTAACATTACTGCATTGTACATCTCTTGTGAAGGTTGCAACACATTTGAGGTTGTAATATAG
- the LOC103482810 gene encoding stemmadenine O-acetyltransferase-like — protein sequence MEVQILTKEIIKPSSPTPSHLHRFNISLLDQLSTAGYVPVILFFPNSNGATPFNERSDRLKKSLAEILTRFYPLAGRPRENSYIDCNDDGAEYVEARTNCVLSDFLKEPTPELLAQFLPIKTEAPEAADGGRMLLVQVTLFECGGMAMGISFSHKLVDASSISVILKSWSAAALGSDMVEPEFLQTSLVPSPEGIPIAAPPTDLGGKVKCSSRRLVFNAQSIADLKSKAASDITPNPTRVEVVTALIWKCAMKAQASTTRKTTSPSPNLSVMSQTVNLRKRLTPPSPEYSIGNLVGNFVTDAIPAWEKDLKGLVELLRDGVREFNKNGIKRYEGKDCFTKIFEWLQQSGGLFMREDVAFYISSSWTRFGLYEMDFGWGKPGWVSIGSIMFLNFVVLMDTKDGEGIEAWVTLKEDEMTFFQSDDELLSFASINPSVLN from the exons ATGGAAGTTCAAATTCTCACCAAAGAAATCATTAAACCTTCCTCTCCAACCCCTTCTCATCTTCACCGTTTCAACATCTCTCTGCTCGACCAGCTCTCCACCGCCGGTTACGTCCCTGTCATTCTCTTTTTCCCCAATTCCAATGGAGCAACGCCTTTCAACGAAAGATCCGACCGTCTGAAGAAGTCACTGGCGGAGATTCTGACTCGATTTTACCCACTCGCCGGCCGTCCCAGAGAGAATAGCTACATCGATTGTAACGACGACGGCGCTGAGTATGTTGAAGCTCGAACCAATTGTGTTCTCTCCGATTTTCTTAAGGAACCCACGCCGGAACTCCTCGCTCAGTTTCTTCCAATTAAAACCGAAGCCCCCGAGGCCGCCGACGGCGGACGCATGCTCTTAGTTCAG GTGACATTATTCGAATGCGGAGGAATGGCAATGGGCATAAGCTTCTCTCACAAACTAGTCGACGCATCCTCCATAAGCGTAATCTTAAAAAGCTGGTCAGCGGCGGCGCTAGGCTCCGACATGGTGGAGCCAGAGTTTCTTCAAACATCTTTGGTACCATCGCCGGAGGGAATCCCAATCGCCGCCCCACCAACAGACTTAGGCGGCAAAGTCAAATGCAGTAGCCGAAGGTTAGTTTTCAACGCCCAAAGTATCGCCGATCTAAAATCCAAAGCCGCAAGTGACATCACACCGAACCCAACCCGTGTGGAGGTCGTAACGGCTCTCATTTGGAAATGCGCAATGAAAGCACAAGCATCAACAACTCGAAAAACGACGTCGCCTTCCCCAAATCTCTCCGTCATGTCCCAAACCGTAAATTTACGCAAAAGACTAACCCCACCGTCGCCGGAATATTCGATCGGGAACCTCGTCGGCAACTTCGTCACCGACGCAATTCCGGCGTGGGAAAAAGATTTGAAGGGACTCGTGGAGTTACTGAGAGATGGGGTTAGAGAATTTAATAAAAATGGGATTAAAAGATACGAAGGGAAAGATTGTTTTACGAAGATATTTGAATGGCTCCAACAAAGTGGGGGTTTGTTTATGAGAGAGGACGTGGCTTTTTATATTAGTAGTAGTTGGACCCGATTCGGTTTGTACGAGATGGATTTTGGGTGGGGCAAGCCGGGTTGGGTCAGCATTGGGAGTATTATGTTTTTGAATTTTGTGGTTCTTATGGACACTAAAGATGGGGAAGGAATTGAAGCTTGGGTCACTTTGAAAGAAGATGAAATGACTTTTTTTCAAAGTGATGATGAGTTGCTTTCTTTTGCTTCTATAAACCCTAGTGTCTTAAATTGA
- the LOC103482802 gene encoding cucurbitadienol 11-hydroxylase-like, producing the protein MWTILLGLATLAIAYYIHWVNKWKDSKFNGVLPPGTMGLPLIGETIQLSRPSDSLDVHPFIQSKVKRYGPIFKTCLAGRPVVVSTDAEFNHYIMLQEGRAVEMWYLDTLSKFFGLDTEWLKALGLIHKYIRSITLNHFGAESLRERFLPRIEESARETLHYWSTQPSVEVKESAAAMVFRTSIVKMFSEDSSKLLTAGLTKKFTGLLGGFLTLPLNVPGTTYHKCIKDMKEIQKKLKDILEERLAKGVSIDEDFLGQAIKDKESQQFISEEFIIQLLFSISFASFESISTTLTLILNFLADHPDVAKELEAEHEAIRKARADPDGPITWEEYKSMNFTLNVICETLRLGSVTPALLRKTTKEIQIKGYTIPEGWTVMLVTASRHRDPEVYKDPDTFNPWRWKELDSITIQRNFMPFGGGLRHCAGAEYSKVYLCTFLHILFTKYRWRKLKGGKIARAHILRFEDGLYVNFTPKE; encoded by the exons ATGTGGACGATCTTGCTTGGTTTGGCGACGTTGGCAATTGCCTACTATATCCATTGGGTTAACAAATGGAAGGATTCAAAATTCAACGGAGTTTTGCCGCCGGGCACCATGGGGCTGCCCCTCATCGGAGAAACCATTCAACTTAGTCGGCCTAGTGACTCCCTTGACGTTCATCCTTTCATTCAAAGCAAAGTTAAAAG ATATGGACCGATCTTCAAGACTTGTTTGGCGGGAAGGCCAGTGGTGGTTTCAACGGATGCAGAGTTTAACCATTACATAATGCTTCAAGAAGGAAGGGCTGTAGAAATGTGGTATTTGGATACACTCTCCAAATTCTTTGGTCTCGACACTGAATGGCTCAAAGCCCTTGGCCTCATCCACAAGTACATTAGAAGCATTACATTGAACCACTTTGGCGCCGAGTCCCTTCGTGAGCGTTTCCTTCCTCGTATCGAAGAATCTGCTCGAGAAACCCTTCATTATTGGTCAACTCAACCCAGTGTTGAAGTCAAGGAATCAGCCGCTGCG ATGGTTTTCAGAACTTCGATTGTTAAGATGTTCAGTGAAGATTCTAGCAAATTACTGACAGCAGGTCTCACTAAGAAGTTCACAGGACTTCTCGGAGGTTTTCTCACCTTACCTCTAAATGTGCCTGGCACTACCTATCATAAATGCATAAAG GACatgaaggaaatccaaaagaaGCTAAAAGACATTTTAGAGGAAAGATTGGCTAAAGGGGTTAGCATTGATGAAGATTTCTTGGGGCAAGCCATTAAAGATAAGGAATCTCAACAATTCATTTCAGAGGAATTCATTATCCAATTGTTGTTCTCTATCAGCTTTGCTAGCTTTGAGTCCATCTCTACCACTCTTACTTTGATTCTCAACTTCCTCGCCGATCATCCCGATGTAGCGAAAGAATTGGAA GCTGAGCATGAGGCGATTAGAAAGGCAAGGGCAGATCCAGATGGACCAATCACTTGGGAAGAATACAAATCCATGAATTTCACACTCAAT GTTATCTGTGAAACACTTAGGTTGGGAAGTGTAACGCCTGCTTTGTTGAGGAAAACAACCAAAGAAATTCAAATAAaag GATACACAATTCCGGAAGGATGGACAGTAATGCTTGTGACCGCTTCTCGTCATAGAGACCCAGAAGTGTACAAAGATCCCGATACCTTCAATCCATGGCGTTGGAAG GAGTTGGACTCAATTACTATTCAAAGGAACTTCATGCCATTTGGGGGAGGCTTAAGGCACTGTGCTGGTGCTGAATACTCTAAAGTCTATTTGTGCACTTTCCTTCATATCCTTTTCACCAAATACAG ATGGAGAAAACTAAAGGGAGGAAAGATTGCAAGGGCTCATATATTGAGGTTTGAAGATGGGTTATATGTGAACTTCACTCCCAAGGAATGA